From the genome of Streptomyces sp. NBC_00523:
CCGCCCACAGCGCCCCGGCCGCCTCCGCCGCCTCCACCGTGCCGGTCCGCCGCACCAGGGCGCGCAGCTCCGGTACGGCGCAGCCCGCGGCGGGCCCGAAGGCGGCGAGGGCCCGCAGCGCCGCCGTACGCAGCCGCTCGCCCCCGGCATCCGGGGCCCCGCGCAGCACCCGCAGCACCTCCGGGGCCGCCGCGCCCGCCCGGAGCGCGGCGAGCGCGACCAGCACCGGGCCCACCCGGTCGTACGCCCGCTCGTCGAGCACCGCCTCGCTCAGCCGCTGCCGCAGTGCTCCGGCCAGCGGCAGGGCCGCCTCGCCCAGGCGGGCGACCCCGGGCCCCAGCTCGGACGGCACCAGGGGGTGGCCGAGGGCCGCCGTCAGGGCGGGCAGGACGCGCGGGTCGCCCAGCCGGGCCAGGGCCGTCGCCGCGCTGCCCAGCCGGGTGCGCCCGTCCGGCCAGGTCCGCACCCAGTCCGCGGGGTCCGCCGCGACCCGCTCCGCCAGCGCGTCCGCCGCCGGGGCGGCCAGCCCGGACAGCCCCGCCAGCAGCTGCGCCGCGGACTCGGCGAGCCTCGGCTCGGGCGCGGCCAGCTGCTCGCCCACCAGCCGCACCAGCTCCGCGTACGAACCCCGGCGGCCGCCGATCAGCCGGTCGCTCATGCGGACGGCGTCCACGCGCTGCCAGGGGTCGGGGCTGCGCAGCTGGTCGGCCAGGAGCGCCACCCGCTCGGCGACCCGGTCGTCGAGCCCGGCGTGCAGCGTGCGCAGCAGATCGGCCGTCCAGGGCGCGGCCCGTCCCGCCGTCTCCTCGGCGGACAGCGCCCGCAGCTGGCCCCGCAGGGTCAGTGGGGCCGCCTCGGCGCCCGGGCCCGGCGGCTCGACGGGGCGCGCCCGGGTGGACCCGGGACCGGCGGCCGAGGTGCGCAGCTGCCCCAGCAGGCCCGTCACCACGGGCACCACATCGCCCGGCAGCGCGTGCGGGGCGCAGCGCGCCAGCTGGGCCAGGGCCGCGAGCCGCAGCCCCGGCGGGCCGGGGTCGCCCACCAGCCGGGCGAACCAGTCGGCGACCGGTCCGGCCAGCGGCCGGTGGCGCAGGGCGAGCCGCCCCGCCGCCTCGACCAGGGCGAGCCGCACCTCCTCGTCCCGCTCCGCCGCCAGCCGCGCCCGCAGCAGGGCCAGCACCCTGGCCGGGTCGTCGTGCAGGGCGGCCAGCGCGAGCGGGGCGCTCAGCCGTACGCCCGGGTCCTCGTCGGCCAGCAGCCCGAAGAAGACACCGGCACCGGCGGAGACGGCCGCCGCGGCCATCGCGTAGTTCGCGGCGCCCTCCGCCTCGTCCTCGTCGATCTCGTCCTCGTCGTCCGAGCCCAGATCGATGCCGCCGATGCTGGTCAGCAACTCGACTATGTCGCCCCGGTCCGGCACCCAGGGGTCGGCGACCAGCTCGAAGAGGAAGGGGATGCAGGCGAGCGTGCACGGATAGACGTCGCCCTGGTGGTGCACCGCCCCGTACATCCCGTCCAGCGCCCGCTCCCGCTCCGCCGGATCGGCGGAGGCCAGCCCCCGTAACAGCGCCGGCACGTCGTCCGCCGGTCCGTAGGCATGTTTCATCGAGGCCCAGTCGACCTCTTCGATCCCCGCGAACACGCCATCGCCTCCCCGCCGACGTCACACACGCAGTGTCTGCGCAGAGTGTGCACCACCGCTCGGACGATCCGACCATCCCCGGCGCGCATTTGCCCTGTGACATGACAAGAGTCGCGTACTTACGGTATGGACGGGGCGGGTCCGTCCGATCAGTCCGGAAGCCGTCGTGCCTGTTCCGGATCGCAGAGCGGGGCCAGCAGATCGCCGTGCCGGTCGAGCCGTGCCGCCATGTCGTCCGCCAGGAAGACCAGATCGCCGGGGGAGCGGCAGCCCTCGATCTCCGCCCAGGTGACCGGCGCCGAGACGGCGGGCTCGGCGCGGGCGCGCAGGGTGTAGGGCGTGGCGGTGGTCTTCGCGGTGGCGTTCTGGCTGAAGTCGACGAAGACCTTGCCCGGCCGCAGCGCCTTCCGCATCCGGTGCACCACCAGGTCCGCGAGCTCCTTCTCCGCGCGGACGGCGAGGCCCTTCGCGTACGCCGACACCACCGCCGAGTCCGTGGGGACGACCGGGACCAGCAGGTGCAGGCCCTTGGCGCCCGAGGTCTTCCCGTACGCCGTCAGGCCGTCCTCGGCCAGCCGCTCCCGCAGCCACAGCGCGACCCGGCAGCACTCGACCACCGTGGCGGGCGGCCCAGGGTCCAGGTCGAACACCAGCCGGTCGGCCACCGCCGGGGTCCCGGCCCGCCACTGCGGGGTGTGGAACTCCACCACCAGGTTGGCCGCCCACATCAGCGAGGCCAGATCCTCCACGACCACCTGCTCGGACGGCTCGCTCCCGTGGTGCGGCACCGGGGCCCGGCGTACCCAGGACGGAGTACCGGGCGGCGGGTTCTTGGTGAAGAACAGCTGGCCCTCCGGCCCGTCCGGATAGCGCAGGAAGGACACCGGCCGGTCCCGCAGATGCGCGAGCAGCACCCCGGCCGCCGTGGCCGCGTAGTAGTGCAGCACCTCGCCCTTCGTGGTGCCGGTGGCCGGATACAGCACCTTGTCCAGATTGCTCAGGGACAGCCGTCGCCCCTCCACGTCGGTGATCGGCGTCATACGATAAGAATCACACGCAAAACGCAGCTTTCTCCGTATCTCCGGATACAAGGGGTGAACCGGTGAGATCCATCTGGAACGGCGCCATCTCCTTCGGGCTGGTCAGCATCCCGATCAAGCTGGTCAACGCCACCGAGAACCACTCGATCTCGTTCCGGCAGGTCCACGTCGAGGACGGCGGGCGCATCCGCTACCGCAAGGTGTGCGAGCTGGACGGGGAGGAGGTGCCGTCCGCCGAGATCGGCAAGGCGTACGAGGACGCCGACGGCACGATGATCCCGATCACCGACGAGGATCTGAGCCACCTGCCGCTGCCCACCGCGAAGACCATCGAGATCGTGGCCTTCGTCCCGGCCGACGCGATCGATCCGCTCCAGATGGACGCGGCCTACTACCTCTCGGCCAATGGGGTCCCGGCGGCGAAGCCGTACACCCTGCTGCGCGAGGCCCTGAAGCGGAGCCGGAAGGTGGCCCTCGCCAAGTACGCCCTGCGCGGGCGCGAGCGCCTGGGGATGCTCCGGGTCGTGGACGACGTGATCGCCATGCATGGGCTGCTCTGGCCGGACGAGATCCGGGCCCCCGAGGGCGTCGCCCCGGAGTCCGACGTGACCGTCCGGGACGCGGAGCTGGACCTCGCGGACGCCCTGATGGACACCCTCGGCGAGGTCGACATGGACTCGCTGCACGACGACTACCGGGAGGCGGTCGAGGAGATGATCGCCGCGAAGGCGTCGGGCGAGGCGCCGGAACCGGCCGAGAAGGGCGCGAAGGGGGGCGGCAAGGTCATCGACCTGCTCGCGGCCCTGGAGAGCAGCGTCAAGGCCGCGAAGGAGGCCCGGGGCGAGGAGGGCGACTCCGTCGCGGGCGTCACGCACCTCGCCGACCACAAGGCGTCCGGCACCGACAAGAAGGCATCCGGCTCCGGCGGCGCCGCCAAGAAGTCCGCCTCCTCCCCGAAGTCCACCGGCGGCAAGAAGTCCACGTCCAGCGGTACGGGCAAGCGGGCGGCCAAGAAGACGGCCACCAAGAGCACCGCGAAGAAGACGGCCGCCAAGAAGACGACGGCGAAGAAGACGGGCTCGAAGAGCACCGCGTCCCGGAAGCGCGCCTCGGCCTGACGCGTGCCCGTACGAATGGACATGGGGCCGGTCCACCGCGATCGGTGGCCGGCCCCACGCCTCGTCCCAGCGCCGGGCGGTCAGCGCCGGCGGTAGGAGCTCACATAGCCGGCGGCCGGAGTGCCGACGCCGGTCACGTCGTCGTAGCCGCGCACGGCCGCCAGCGAGGCGTCCTTGCCCAGGCTGCGCACGGTGGTCCGCAGACCGTCCGCCGCGTCGACGCCGTTGACGTAGTCCACCCGGACGACCGCCAGGTCACGGCGCGCGCCGAGCGGGTGGTCGGTCACGTCGTGGTACGCCTTCGAGTGGTACCGGGCGTAGATCGCCGGGTTGGCGAATCCGATCGGCCGCCCGTGCTGGGCCTGCTGCGCCAGCGCCTGGATGCCCGCGATGACCGGGGCCGCCAGCGAGGTGCCGCCGATGCGGTACTCGTCGTAGCCGAGCGAACCGTCGGGCAGGGTCTGGGTCTGCCCGACCAGGAAGCCGGTGTTCGGGTCGGCGACGGCCGCGATGTCCGGGGCCGTGCGCATCCGGGTCTTCCCGTTCGCCCGCGCCAGCGAGTCCGGAACGATCCCGCGCTGGTAGAACGGCTGCTTCACGGTGGAGCTGGTGCCGCCGCCCGCGCCGGAGGTGTACGCGCCGGGGAACCCTTCCCAGCTGCGGCCGTCCGCCGCCAGCGGGGCGTTGAGCGTGCCCCAGCCGGTCTCCCAGAGGTACTTGTCGTGCTTGCCGACCGCGAGCGCGGTGCCGCCGACCGAGGTCACCCAGGCCGAGTCGGACGGCACGTCGATCTGCTTGGTGCCGGTCGAGTCGACGTTGTCGCCCGCGTCACCGGAGGAGAAGTAGAAGCCGATGCCCTCGATCGCGCCCAGCTGGAACACGTGGTCGTAGGCGAGCGCCAGGTCCGGGGTCTGGTTGGCCTCCACATCGCCCCAGGAGTTGGAGACGATGTCCGCGAGGTGGTGGTCGACCACCTTGTTCAGCGAGTCCAGCAGGTCGTTGTCGTAGCAGGAGGCGCCGCCCACGTACACGATGTCGGCGGCGGGCGCGACCGCGTGCACGGCCTCGACGTCGAGGGTCTCCTCGCCGTACCAGCCGGAAGCGCCGCACTCCTCGGTCTTCGTGTACTCCTTGGGGAGCACCTGGCTCAACTGGCCGCGCTTGTAAGGGGCGTCACCGTTGCGCTTCGCGTACTCGGCGGCGTCCTTCGCGATGGTGGGTGAGGCGTACGCGTCGGTGATGGCGACGGTCACGCCCTTGCCGGTGTAGCTCCCGGCCCCGTACGCGGCGCGCAGCTGCTTGCCGGTGTAGCCCTTGACGGCGTACGGCGCCTTCGACCCGTACGCCTTCGGCAGCGAGGAGGCCGTCCTCGACCCGAAGTACGAGGAGAACGGACCGGAGTTGCGGAACACCGCGTCCGGCGGCGGCAGCGCGTCGTCGTGGCGGGCGGTGTGCGGGGCGCTGTCCAGACCGGACACGGCGAGCACGGCGTCACCCAGCCCGGCGGGGACCGAGGCGGTGGTGGCCGGGGCGCGGTAAGTGCGCCCGCCCTTGCGGTAGTTGCGCAGCTGGGTGGAGAACACCTTCTCGGCGGCGGCGACGTCACCGGTGGCCGAGACGTAGTGCTGGTTCGCCCCGGTGACCGTCAGCCCACCGGCCTTCAGCCACTGACTGACCCGCTCGATCTGCTCCGGGGTGGCCCCGAACCGGGCCTGTGCCTGCGCGGGGCTCAGGAACTTCCCGTACGAGGACGACTCCGGGTCCGACACGGCGGCGGCGTAGGCGGCCAGCCCCTTCGCGTCCCGGCCCGCCAGGTGCACCCGGACGGCCACCTTCGTGCTGTCGGACGCGGCCCCCTGGTCGGCCGAGGCGGTCGCCCAGGCCGGTTTGGTGCCCTGCAACGCGTCCCGGCCCCCGTGCCCGGCATCGGCACTGGCATCGGGCATCCCGAGGGCGAGCGCCCCGGCGAGCAACGGCAGTGTCACTGCCATGCTCAGCCCGGCGCGTCGTCCGGCGCGGCTGAATATCAAAACAACAACCCCCTGCGATATGGGTCTCGCGTACGGAGCATGTGCCGAATGAAGTGCACATGTAATGCGCCACTCTGGCGAGGAACGCTTCATGCAGGGGACATGCATTGACCAAGAGTCGACCAAGTGCCGTGGGAACCGGGTCGGTTCGCCTGCCGCCGGGCACCCCGCCCGGCCGCCCGGTAAGGTGCGGAGGGCCGCGACTGGCGCGCACTCCTCGCGGGGTGCTCAGTGGAATCGACCACGAGGGAGCGGCACACCCCGGGCGCGCCCGGGGGCGTCATGCCGGAGAGCCGTCCGCCTGGGCATCCGGGTCCACGCCGCAGCCATGCGACCGACCCGGGAGGAACCCGTGACCGCGTCCGTACCCGCACAGCCCCGCCACCCCGCCCTGGGGGCGACCGACCCCGAACTCGCCGCCCTCGTGGCCGCCGAGGAGCGGCTCCAGGCGGACACCCTGCGCCTGATCCCGAGCGAGAACTACGTCTCCGCCGCCGTGCTCGAAGCGTCCGGCACCGTGCTCCAGAACAAGTACTCCGAGGGCTACCCCGGCAAGCGGTACTACGAGGGCCAGCAGATCATCGACCAGGTCGAGACCCTGACCGCCGACCGCGCCCGGGCCCTCTTCGCCATGGACCACGCCAACGTCCAGCCGTACTCCGGCTCCCCGGCCAACCTCGCCGTCTACCTGGCCTTCCTCAAGCCCGGCGACACCGTGCTCGGCATGTCGCTGCCCATGGGCGGCCACCTCACGCACGGCTGGGGCGTCTCCGCCACCGGCACCTGGTTCAACGGCGTCCAGTACGGCGTGCGCCGCGACACCGGCCGCGTCGATCTGGACGAGGTCCGCGACCTGGCCCTCGCCGAGCGGCCGAAGCTCATCTTCTGCGGCGGCACCGCCGTGCCCCGCACGATCGACTTCGCGGGCTTCGCGGAGATCGCCCGCGAGGTGGGCGCGGTCCTGGTGGCGGACATCGCGCACATCGCGGGCCTGGTCGCGGGCGGCGCCCACCCCTCGCCCGCGCCGCACGTGGACGTCGTCTCCACGACCACCCACAAGACCCTGCGCGGCCCGCGCGGCGCGGTGCTCCTCAGCCGCGCCGAGCACGCCCGCGCCCTGGACCGCGCCGTCTTCCCCGGCCTCCAGGGCGGCCCGCACAACCAGACCACGGCCGCGATCGGCGTAGCCCTGAAGGAGGCGGCCACCCCGGACTTCCGCGCCTACGCCCACGCGGTGGTGGCCAACGCCCGTGCGCTGGGCGAGGAGTTGTCGGCCCGTGGCTACGACCTGGTCTCCGGCGGCACCGACAACCACCTGCTGCTGGTGGACCTCACCGCCAAGGGCGTCCCGGGCAAACCGGCGGCCAAGGCCCTGGACCGTGCGGGCATCGTCGCCAACTACAACGCGGTCCCGTACGACCCGCGCAAGCCGTTCGACCCGTCGGGCATCCGCCTCGGCACGCCCGCGCTGACGTCACGGGGCGTCCCCGTCTCGGAGATGGCCAGGATCGCGGAGTGGATCGACCGCGTGATCACGGGCGACGAGGACACGATCGCGAAGGTGCGCGCGGAGGTGAAGGTCCTGATGGACGCGTACCCGGCCCCGGGCCTGCCGGTCGCCTGAGTCACCGCATCGACAGTGCCCGCGTCGCACTGTCCACTCCTTGTAGCGCGTACGCCGACCCTGCGTACGCGCTGCAGGGCCGGTGGGAGCCGAATGCTTCGTCCCCGCGGGCGAAGCCTCGCACGCCGTCTCGATTCGCTTCAGCGGGGCCGGAGTTCGGCGAGGAGATCGCGGACGTGCCGCTCGATCCGGTCGCGGATCGGCCGGACGGCATCGACCCCGTGGCCGGCCGGGTCTTCGAGTGACCAGTCGAGGTACTTCTTGCCGGGGAAGACGGGGCAGGTGTCTCCGCACCCCATGGTGATCACCACGTCCGATGCCTGTACGGCTTCGACGGTCAGCACCTTCGGGGTCTCGGTGGAGAGGTCGATGCCGACTTCCGCCATGGCCCGGACGACGGCCGGGTTCACCGAGGCCGCAGGCGCGGACCCGGCGGAGCGGACTTCGACGCGGCCTTCGGAGAGGTGGGTCAGGAAGGCGGCGGCCATCTGCGAGCGCCCCGCGTTGTGGACGCACACGAACAGCACGGACGGCTTGGGTTCAGGCATGGGCGGGCCCTTCCGGGGAGGCGGGGAAGCGGCGGCGGGCGGCGAGGGCGACATGGACCAGCCCGATGAGGACGGGGACCTCGACGAGCGGGCCCACGACCCCGGCGAGGGCCTGGCCGCTGGTGGCGCCGAAGGTGGCGATGGCGACCGCGATGGCGAGCTCGAAGTTGTTGCCGGCCGCGGTGAACGCCAGCGTCGTCGTCCTCGGGTAGTCCAGCCCCACGGCGCGGCCGACGGCCATGGAGCCGGCCCACATGAGCGCGAAGTACACCAGCAGCGGCAGCGCGATCCGGGCGACGTCCAGGGGCCGGGAGGTGATGGCGTCGCCCTGGAGGGCGAAGAGCACGACGATGGTGAACAGCAGCCCGTACAGGGCGACCGGGCCGATCCGGGGGATCAGCTTCGTCTCGTACCAGGTGCGCCCCTTGGTCTTCTCGCCGAGACGCCGGGTGAGGAACCCGGCCAGCAGGGGGATGCCGAGGAAGATGAGGACGGAGCGGGCGATCTCCCACACGGAGACGTCCAGCGCGGTCTGCTCAAGGCCCAGTCGGCCGGGCAGCACGGACAGGTAGAACCAGCCCAGCGCGGCGAAGGCGATCACCTGGAAGAGCGAGTTCAGGGCGACCAGGACGGCGGCGGCCTCACGGTCGCCGCAGGCGAGGTCGTTCCAGATGACGACCATGGCGATGCAGCGGGCGAGCCCGACGATGATCAGGCCGGTGCGGTACTCGGGCAGGTCCGGCAGGAAGATCCAGGCGAGCGCGAACATCAGCGCCGGACCGACGACCCAGTTGAGGACCAGGGACGTCAGGAGCAGGGGGCGGTCGCGGGTGACGGTGTCGAGACGGTCGTAGCGGACCTTGGCCAGCACCGGGTACATCATCACGAGCAGGCCCAGCGCGATGGGCAGGGAGACGCCGGTGACGGTCACCCCGGCCAGCGCGTCCCCGAGACCGGGCACGAGACGCCCCAGGCCGAGCCCGGCCGCCATCGCGAGCAGAATCCACACGGCGAGGAAGCGGTCCAGGAACGACAATCGTCCGGCGACCGGTGCCGGTGCGGCGGCGTCCGTCGTCACGAGGCGGTTCCGGCGGGGCGGGTGAGGATCGCGGCGAGCCGGTCCGTCATCTCGGGCAGCAGGCGGTAGTACACCCAGGTCCCGCGCCGCTCGGAGTCGATGAGCCCGGCCTGCTTCAGCAGCTTCAGGTGGTGGGAGATCGTCGGCTGCGACAGGTCGAAGGCAGGCGTCAGATCGCATACGCAGACCTCCCCGCCCGCCCGCGAAGCGATCAGCGACAGCAGCCGCAACCGCACCGGATCACCCAGCGCCTTGAACACCTTCGCCAGGTCGGCGGCCTGGTCCTCGTCCAGCGGGGCGGTCAGCAGCGCCGGGCAGCATCCCTCTGCGCTGTCCTGGCCGATCACCACGAGCTCTTGTTTCGACATGCGTCTATATTGACGCCCTTCAATCCACGATGCAAGCTTGTATCGACAGGCATCGAATCAATCCGTTCGGGGAGTACCGCCATGTCCCGTGTCCAGCTCGCGCTCAACGTCGCCGACCTCGAAGCCTCGGTGACCTTCTACTCCAAGCTGTTCGGCGTCGAACCGGTCAAGCGCCGCCCCGGCTACGCCAACTTCGCCGTCGCCGAGCCCCCGCTCAAGCTCGTCCTGATCGAGGGCGAGCCCGGCCAGGACACCCGCCTGGACCACCTCGGCGTCGAGGTCGAGTCCACCCGGGCCGTCACCGCCGCCACCGACCGCCTCAAGGACGCCGGTCTCGCCACGTTCGAGGAGAACGACACCTCCTGCTGCTATGCCCTCCAGGACAAGGTCTGGGTCCACGGCCCCGGCAAGGAGCCCTGGGAGGTCTACGTCGTCAAGGCCGACGCCGACCAACTGGGCAAGTCTCCGGCAATCGAGGCCGAAGCCGGCTGCTGCGCCGCCCAGCCCCGGGCGACCGCGGGCTGCGCGTGCGGCACCTGAGCCCGCGTTGCGGACCTCGGGTCTCGAAGCTCGGTTCCCGGGCGTCGTGGGGGAGTCTGGACTCCCCGGTAGCCGGCAACACCCTCTCTCGGCCGCCTGCCCCTGCGAGGGGATTCGGAAGTTCCGAAAGTAGGAATCTCTCGCTTTCCTGCCGGCTCGGGTACGCTGGTGCCACGAGGCAGACACGGAATGCGGATAGGGAGGTCACTCATGGCTGCGACCACGTTCCATGCCGGCGTGCGCGACAAGGGGCAGCTGACGCTGCCCGCAGGGGTCCGCGAGGCGCTGGGAGTCTCCCCGGGCGACGAGCTTGAGTTCGCCATCAACGACGACGGCGTTGTCGAGGTGCACGGACTACGGAAGATCCGCACGGACCAGGCGTGGTTCTGGACGGAGCGGTGGCAGGCGGGTGAGCGTGACGCGAGCGAGGACATCGCCGCAGGGCGCACCACCCGGCATGAGGACGTGGACGAGATGTTCGCGCACCTCGCCGAGGAGAACTGACCCCGACCCCTGGGAGGCCCATTGCCGACTTTCGAGACGACTGCTCGCTTCGACCGTGATTTCAAGAAGCTCCTCCCCGAGGAGCGGGCACGGTTCCAGGACTGCGTTCGCAAGAAGTTCGTGCCGGACGCGGCCCACGGGCGGTTTCGGCCCGGCCTCCGGGTCAAGCCGGTCCAGGGGGTGCCACTCCCGGCCGGCGCACGTCCCGTCATGGAGATGACATGGGCGCCCGACGGGCGTGCCACCTGGCAGTACGCGGATGAAGTCCGCGCGGGTGAGCCGCATATCGTCTGGCGCCGAGTCGGTGGGCACGAGATCTTCGATCCCGGCCCCGCTTGAGGGATGGAGGGCCGCACTCGGCGAGGTGCGGCCCTCGGTGCTTTACGCCGGCGGCCCTCCGGCTGCGGCATACGCCCGCGCATACGCGAAGACCCCGACCTCAGTGTTTCCACTGACGGCGGGGTCTTTTCGGCACTTCCTGCGAAGTGCCCCCGGCAGGATTCGAACCTGCGCACCCGGCTCCGGAGGCCGATGCTCTATCCCCTGAGCTACGGGGGCGTATCGCTGTGCTGCTCTGCGACGGGTGAAACACTACCAGCTCCGACGGGGTGCCCGTGAACAGGTATTCCGCGTCATCGCGTGACGGTGCGCGCCCCCTCGTACACACATCCGGCCATCCTTATGGGGGCTCCTCCGGGGGCGGAAGTGGGCAAAACCCGGACGCAGCCCCTCCGGCGCGCCTACTCTCGAAGGGTGTCTGGGGCATGCGGCCGCGTGCTTGTTGTCGACGACAACAAGGTCATCCGGCAGTTGATCAGGGTCAACCTCGAGCTGGAGGGCTTCGAGGTCGTGACCGCGGGCGATGGTGCCGAGTGTCTGGATCTCGTGCACCGGGTCCGCCCCGACGTGATCACGCTCGATGTGGTCATGCCGCGGCTCGACGGTCTCCAGACCGCCACCCGGCTGCGGTCCGACCCGCGCACCCGGCATCTGCCGCTCGCGATCGTCAGCGCGTGCACGCCGTACGAGGTGGACAACGGGGTCGCCGCCGGGGTCGACGCGTTCCTCGCCAAGCCCTTCGAGCCGACCGAGCTGGTACGGCTCGTGCGCCGACTGATGGAGCGCGGCCGGACGGCCGCGCTCGACGGGCGGGCGGAGAGCGCCGCGGGCTGACCGCATGGCGAAACCGGTTCGCGAAGGGCCCCCCTCCCTCCCCTACGCTTGTGCCGTGACCCCCGTCGATCTCTCCACGACCGTGCTGCACGCCGTGCGCCGCGCGGTCCGCGAGGACGCCCTGCGCGCGCCCGTGCCCGCGCGCGTGCGGGTGGAGAGGACCCGGCCCGGCGGGCGCGGCGACTACGCCAGCGCCGTCGCGCTCCAGCTCGCCGGACCCGCAGGGCTCGCCGCCCGCGAGGTCGCCGAGATCCTGCGCGACCGGCTCGCCGGAGCCCCCGGAGTCGCCGGGGTCGAGATCACCGGACCCGGCTTCCTCAACTTCACGCTCGACGCCGCCACCGGCGCCGCCGCCCACCGCGACCTCGTCCACCGGGTGCGGGAGCAGGGGGAGCGGTACGGGTACGGGGACGCCCTCGCCGGACAGCGGCTGCGGC
Proteins encoded in this window:
- a CDS encoding ArsR/SmtB family transcription factor; its protein translation is MSKQELVVIGQDSAEGCCPALLTAPLDEDQAADLAKVFKALGDPVRLRLLSLIASRAGGEVCVCDLTPAFDLSQPTISHHLKLLKQAGLIDSERRGTWVYYRLLPEMTDRLAAILTRPAGTAS
- a CDS encoding PBS lyase produces the protein MFAGIEEVDWASMKHAYGPADDVPALLRGLASADPAERERALDGMYGAVHHQGDVYPCTLACIPFLFELVADPWVPDRGDIVELLTSIGGIDLGSDDEDEIDEDEAEGAANYAMAAAAVSAGAGVFFGLLADEDPGVRLSAPLALAALHDDPARVLALLRARLAAERDEEVRLALVEAAGRLALRHRPLAGPVADWFARLVGDPGPPGLRLAALAQLARCAPHALPGDVVPVVTGLLGQLRTSAAGPGSTRARPVEPPGPGAEAAPLTLRGQLRALSAEETAGRAAPWTADLLRTLHAGLDDRVAERVALLADQLRSPDPWQRVDAVRMSDRLIGGRRGSYAELVRLVGEQLAAPEPRLAESAAQLLAGLSGLAAPAADALAERVAADPADWVRTWPDGRTRLGSAATALARLGDPRVLPALTAALGHPLVPSELGPGVARLGEAALPLAGALRQRLSEAVLDERAYDRVGPVLVALAALRAGAAAPEVLRVLRGAPDAGGERLRTAALRALAAFGPAAGCAVPELRALVRRTGTVEAAEAAGALWAVEGDADAVLPALIAGLAAWDVEARRAAVGTVGRLGWRAAAGAPRLRELLYDGNVWLRVDAAIALWEVSGRAEESVPVLLTAWEQNHRVRVRVAECLARTGPVGAGSDAARVLLAELTSVRRHNAPEGDCGSHDTYTDEKLLALCRRALPGNTGKEPT
- a CDS encoding AbrB/MazE/SpoVT family DNA-binding domain-containing protein produces the protein MAATTFHAGVRDKGQLTLPAGVREALGVSPGDELEFAINDDGVVEVHGLRKIRTDQAWFWTERWQAGERDASEDIAAGRTTRHEDVDEMFAHLAEEN
- the ku gene encoding non-homologous end joining protein Ku, which codes for MRSIWNGAISFGLVSIPIKLVNATENHSISFRQVHVEDGGRIRYRKVCELDGEEVPSAEIGKAYEDADGTMIPITDEDLSHLPLPTAKTIEIVAFVPADAIDPLQMDAAYYLSANGVPAAKPYTLLREALKRSRKVALAKYALRGRERLGMLRVVDDVIAMHGLLWPDEIRAPEGVAPESDVTVRDAELDLADALMDTLGEVDMDSLHDDYREAVEEMIAAKASGEAPEPAEKGAKGGGKVIDLLAALESSVKAAKEARGEEGDSVAGVTHLADHKASGTDKKASGSGGAAKKSASSPKSTGGKKSTSSGTGKRAAKKTATKSTAKKTAAKKTTAKKTGSKSTASRKRASA
- the glyA gene encoding serine hydroxymethyltransferase, which codes for MTASVPAQPRHPALGATDPELAALVAAEERLQADTLRLIPSENYVSAAVLEASGTVLQNKYSEGYPGKRYYEGQQIIDQVETLTADRARALFAMDHANVQPYSGSPANLAVYLAFLKPGDTVLGMSLPMGGHLTHGWGVSATGTWFNGVQYGVRRDTGRVDLDEVRDLALAERPKLIFCGGTAVPRTIDFAGFAEIAREVGAVLVADIAHIAGLVAGGAHPSPAPHVDVVSTTTHKTLRGPRGAVLLSRAEHARALDRAVFPGLQGGPHNQTTAAIGVALKEAATPDFRAYAHAVVANARALGEELSARGYDLVSGGTDNHLLLVDLTAKGVPGKPAAKALDRAGIVANYNAVPYDPRKPFDPSGIRLGTPALTSRGVPVSEMARIAEWIDRVITGDEDTIAKVRAEVKVLMDAYPAPGLPVA
- the ligD gene encoding non-homologous end-joining DNA ligase, with the translated sequence MTPITDVEGRRLSLSNLDKVLYPATGTTKGEVLHYYAATAAGVLLAHLRDRPVSFLRYPDGPEGQLFFTKNPPPGTPSWVRRAPVPHHGSEPSEQVVVEDLASLMWAANLVVEFHTPQWRAGTPAVADRLVFDLDPGPPATVVECCRVALWLRERLAEDGLTAYGKTSGAKGLHLLVPVVPTDSAVVSAYAKGLAVRAEKELADLVVHRMRKALRPGKVFVDFSQNATAKTTATPYTLRARAEPAVSAPVTWAEIEGCRSPGDLVFLADDMAARLDRHGDLLAPLCDPEQARRLPD
- a CDS encoding arsenate reductase ArsC, with product MPEPKPSVLFVCVHNAGRSQMAAAFLTHLSEGRVEVRSAGSAPAASVNPAVVRAMAEVGIDLSTETPKVLTVEAVQASDVVITMGCGDTCPVFPGKKYLDWSLEDPAGHGVDAVRPIRDRIERHVRDLLAELRPR
- a CDS encoding S53 family peptidase — encoded protein: MAVTLPLLAGALALGMPDASADAGHGGRDALQGTKPAWATASADQGAASDSTKVAVRVHLAGRDAKGLAAYAAAVSDPESSSYGKFLSPAQAQARFGATPEQIERVSQWLKAGGLTVTGANQHYVSATGDVAAAEKVFSTQLRNYRKGGRTYRAPATTASVPAGLGDAVLAVSGLDSAPHTARHDDALPPPDAVFRNSGPFSSYFGSRTASSLPKAYGSKAPYAVKGYTGKQLRAAYGAGSYTGKGVTVAITDAYASPTIAKDAAEYAKRNGDAPYKRGQLSQVLPKEYTKTEECGASGWYGEETLDVEAVHAVAPAADIVYVGGASCYDNDLLDSLNKVVDHHLADIVSNSWGDVEANQTPDLALAYDHVFQLGAIEGIGFYFSSGDAGDNVDSTGTKQIDVPSDSAWVTSVGGTALAVGKHDKYLWETGWGTLNAPLAADGRSWEGFPGAYTSGAGGGTSSTVKQPFYQRGIVPDSLARANGKTRMRTAPDIAAVADPNTGFLVGQTQTLPDGSLGYDEYRIGGTSLAAPVIAGIQALAQQAQHGRPIGFANPAIYARYHSKAYHDVTDHPLGARRDLAVVRVDYVNGVDAADGLRTTVRSLGKDASLAAVRGYDDVTGVGTPAAGYVSSYRRR
- a CDS encoding ArsI/CadI family heavy metal resistance metalloenzyme is translated as MSRVQLALNVADLEASVTFYSKLFGVEPVKRRPGYANFAVAEPPLKLVLIEGEPGQDTRLDHLGVEVESTRAVTAATDRLKDAGLATFEENDTSCCYALQDKVWVHGPGKEPWEVYVVKADADQLGKSPAIEAEAGCCAAQPRATAGCACGT
- the arsB gene encoding ACR3 family arsenite efflux transporter, producing MTTDAAAPAPVAGRLSFLDRFLAVWILLAMAAGLGLGRLVPGLGDALAGVTVTGVSLPIALGLLVMMYPVLAKVRYDRLDTVTRDRPLLLTSLVLNWVVGPALMFALAWIFLPDLPEYRTGLIIVGLARCIAMVVIWNDLACGDREAAAVLVALNSLFQVIAFAALGWFYLSVLPGRLGLEQTALDVSVWEIARSVLIFLGIPLLAGFLTRRLGEKTKGRTWYETKLIPRIGPVALYGLLFTIVVLFALQGDAITSRPLDVARIALPLLVYFALMWAGSMAVGRAVGLDYPRTTTLAFTAAGNNFELAIAVAIATFGATSGQALAGVVGPLVEVPVLIGLVHVALAARRRFPASPEGPAHA